CGAACTACTAGAGTATCATCGTATCATTAGCAGAATCAcccgatcatattcatctccTCTAGGcaaacccccttgtgggaattGAACTCAGAACCTAATAgttcataagccttatcccatcTACAAGATGCCACTAAGCTATAATGTCATGGGCTTAAAACAACAATTAATATGCTCATGTCGTAAACCGACGGCTATGGTAACCACCAGGTTTTAGTTTTTCCTATGAGTTTGAAAAAAGAGAAAGACGTGGTCCACTATGTACTGTTTATAAGAACAAGTGTGATTTTAACCCGTTAAGTTTCTAGCTTACCCTAAAATTATTTcttacatttttatttttatatacgtgacgatataaattcgagttcgtttacgttttaatgtaattttagtTTGCAAACAAATCAGATCAATTataaattgttttatttttatgtaaatTTTGACGTAAATGTTTGGAAATAAAATTGGGTCATTTCATTCAACGATATAAATTTGAGTTACTATACATTCGACGTAAATTTAGTTCAGATACGACGGGCTCAATTGTATTCTATACTTTATCACGTCGCGGTGCCATatacgtgtttattttatgtacgttttaaGTTGATCTACGTTTGACATGTAAATTTTGTTTGTAaacaagtcaggtcaaatatGATACATTTTCAATCAATGGTATGAATCAGATTACTCTACATTTTAAAGTAAATTCAGAAATGAGTTAGGCAAACTGTAGTCTATAACTTATCACGTTGCGTACGGCATCGTCGCAACACACGGAAAAACAAAAAAACTAGtacaaacataaacaaaaatgTCAATTTTTAATTTTACTATTCCTTTGGGTCATGACTCATGTCTAGTTGCAAACCGATGGCATCATCATAACTTGCAATTAAATGGAGCCTAAACCCCACCATTTCGAAAACCCAAATCCCCTTTACACTTTACCCTTTTAACAAGCAAATCAGATCAGATTGGCCGCTAGGGTTTTGTAGATCAATCAACTCCTTTGCAATCATAATCATGGGGCAACAGTCGTTGATCTACAGCTTTGTGTCCAGAGGCACCGTGATTCTTGCTGAGTACACAGAGTTCACCGGCAATTTCACTTCTATTGCTTCTCAGTGTCTCCAGAAGCTTCCTACAACGAACAATAAGTTTACCTACAATTGCGATGGTCACACCTTTAATTATCTTGTTGAAGATGGCTTCAGTAAGCATTTATgaactttttatcttttgattGTCCGTTACAGATCCTGTTTGTAGATTTGATGATgattctagttttttttttttttttttttttttttttttttttgtgtttagtGATCTTTGAATGGAAAGTTTGTTAGTGATTTCTGACATACGTGGATGTGGATGTTACATATTTTTATATTAATATGCCTAAATGTTGGAAATAGATTAGTGATATAGACTTTTTAGTGATATATGCTTTACTATGTGTAATGTTGTAATTATTAAACTTTGATTAGTGAGCTTTttgtatgtttaacttatgatttttATGCTAAATTTGCTGATTGCTTTTGTTAATTGTAATAATTAGAGGGTGTAACCACATCTGCTACTCTGCTGTCTCTTTTGCAATGGTCTTTGATACAATAACTTCATATTATAAGTAAATATTTGTATATTGTACTGAAAGTGTTCATCATGTTATATGGATTCGACACTTGAATCGTGATATGACCGTTGTAGGCAGACATTCATGATTCTGAACCGTTATATCTGTTACTTAAGATGTAAATCAGTTTATTTTGCATACCTTGAAATGTAAGATCTAGTTAAAATAGCAAATTTGTTGTAATCTTATAAAGATTCTTTACCTTAGACCTTAGTACGAAGGACTTCAAATATATTCTTTGTATAGAAATACATATAGAAATTATATATAAGGAGGAGATGAATtttatcgagccgggggtctcactggaagcagcctctctattcctacagggtAGAGGCAAGCTTGGTTTTAAACTGCGCGCATTATGCGCGCATAATGCGTGATGCGCTAATGAGAGCGCATCGCAACAGCTGATGCGATGCGTTTACGTGATGCGAGAATATTGCGCGCATTTTGCATAATGCGCTCATCGCATAATGCACTCTGATGCACGCAACATTGTTTCTTATGCTTTTTTCCAGATTTTATGAACTATGTTCGGTTttttccataattaacatcttagTATGTTTGATTTGAACCAAAAAACACAACTCTTACCTTCTAATTACGTCAGTTGTTTtactttaagtatgtttttataagtttttatgtataaataatttttaactattttttataATGAACGCATCACATACGTGATGCGCTCGCATCGCGCATCACGCATCACgcaacacgcatcaagtttttggactaaacgcatcggagcgcatcacgcaatttaaaaccaaggaggcaaggctgtctacatcttaccctccggcctcctcagaccctaccttaggtttgctattggtgggatttactgagtatgatgatgatttgTTTGCTTTTGAATCTTGAAGCATACTGTGTTGTGGCTGCTGAATCTGTTGGCAGACAAGTTCCAATGGCTTTTCTTGAGCGAATCAAGGATGACTTTAACAAGAAATACGGTGGTGGGAAAGCTGCTACAGCTATAGCCAATAGTCTGAACAAAGAATTCGCGTAATCTAGTTCTTCATTTAGTTTCAATATTTGTACAAATTTTCTAGATTAGTTACATGTTTACGGTTAAGTTTACCATTTCCAGATCTAAGCTGAAGGAGCAGATGCAGTATTGTGTGGATCATCCTGAAGAAATTAGCAAGCTTTCAAAGGTCAAGGCCCAAGTTTCAGAAGTCAAAGGTGTGATGATGGAGAACATTGAAAAGGTAATCCTTTTTGGGTGTGTAAGTTAAACCgtcatacatacacacacacacacacacaccttccAGTAATTAATAGGACATGAAAGCTTTTAAGTACAAATGTTGGCTATATTCTGATATTATAATTGTTTGAATATCTATAGGTTTTAGATCGTGGCGAGAAGATAGAGCTTCTTGTGGATAAAACTGAAAATCTTCGTTCTCAGGTAAGTGAATTCAAATCTTATTGGGATAGTAGCTATAGGTTAGACTGCTAGTACACAAGCTTGACTTTAAACTAAACATAAATTGTTAACAATATCTACTACTTTATCTGCTTCGAGCTATGTTGGGCGTTAATAGTATGGGACATCTTCTTTTCGTTAATTTAGTCTACACTTTAATTTTAACCTCATCAAATCAGTATGTGTATAGGCGTCTTTATATCGTTCCATGGAGCTGTATACATTTGCTTTGCTAACTTCATATGTATTTACATAATTCAACCATGGTGCACCAGGATTCATAAACTACTTGATTGCTATTCCGTTTGTTTTTGTCTACCTTAATCGGGAAAGTGTATGCATATTGACATATCATGTTAACAGCTAGTTTAATGTGTACAATTTTGCTTAATGTTCAGAACTAATTTTGATTATATGTCCTTTTATAGAGTTTTCTGAAGTATAAGATATTAATTCTTTGTAACAATATGCTTGAAAATACGAGtataatgcaaaaacaactgttTTATGAAAAAAAGTTCTCATAGGAATCTACATGCTTCAAATCCAGATTTTTTTAGGGTCCTAATAAAGCTACACCCCAAAATCTTAATTTCACACCCTGTATACGTgcccgtataacattatacggccaCGTATAGAATAATATGACATGACAAATATTAGCTCGTATGATGTTATACGGCTCATATAGATGGAGAAAATATTAGGTCGTATAACATTCTATACgagtcgtataacattatacgggtcgtataacattctatacgggtcgtatgATGTTGTACGGCTCGTATACATGACATATTTTTGTGCAACAAttagttatacggcccgtataactCTATACGGGGCCGTATACGTGTAggggtgtgaaaataagattttagCGGTGTGGGAATAGCGGGAGCCTTTTTTTTAAAGCTCAATAACGCTGACAAGTAATTTCCATTCATGATTATAACTGTGATCGTAAATATGTCAAACATTCAGAAAAACATCTACACCGATACTTGTTTCCCATATAACAAGATTTATAGCAATGCTATATGCTTCAAATCAAAACTTGTATCCTACAGTTTTGTGATGTTCTCATCTTTTGGATAAAAGGCTAAATACTTCCTTTTGAATAACGATGTAATTTCTTTTCCAAGACGGTTGTAAAATGTAACTGACATCTTTTCTCTTTAGCCCTTGTGTAATGGGCGGTATATCACGGGTTGGGAGGCTATGGCGCCCCATAGCGCCGCCCAACATCATTACGGGGGGCGCTATGGGGGTTGAAATCCTTGCTCCCGTTATCATCTTTGCGGCGTGAACATCTGCACAGTCTTTCcccccactcacacacatatatatacatacatatgtatgtataattgaaggggttatataacccccttaccactacaccctcttgtgatataaagccccataaagcccctctcttacgcattttgccacttgtcgcataacgcccccaaaGGGGCTTTCTACACATTTCTACACATGGCCTTATTACAAGGTTCTAATTCAAAACAATGTTATCTTGTGGTAATCATAGTTTATTATTGAGATAGCACTGATATGATATACAAGATACCTTTATTTGATAATCTTAATCATTGAATGGTTACTTTCGTTATTTTGTGAGTTCTTAAACAGTGTTGTGACGGAGtaagtgattttttttttctggGTAAAGAGGAGAATGCTCTTGTAAACTTTATTTATTAACGAATATAAACCACTCATGGGCTAGCTAAGGAACTATGAGAAATAGGCCCATACGAGCAATACAAAGCCCAGCGGCATAAATAATAATACACTTTGCTGAGTTTGACTTGTTTAACTTTAACCGTTTTGAACGTCTAGAGATAAAAATTACTTGTATGAACTCATTCCTAAGTAAACGTTTTTAAACATATTGACAATGAATGTGTTGCAGGCACAAGATTTTAGGACACAAGGCACGCAAATGAGGAGAAAAATGTGGCTGCAGAACATGAAGATAAAACTTATAGTTCTTGGAATCATCATCGCCTTGATTCTCATCATAGTTCTATCGGTCTGTGGCGGCTTCAACTGTGGCAAGTGAAGTACATACACATAACCTCTCATTCTTCTGCTTTCTAGTTTATTGTTTTTGTTCCTATTACAGTCTGATATTGAAAAGCCTATGTTGTGAGAATGTTTGTGTATTTTGTACCTCTAGACCATGGAACCGGCTCCATTGCTCTTTGGTCCATATAACTATTAGTATAAGTTTTGGTTGAATCATTTTTGGGTTTGACCCACAACCCGTGAACATGACCCGTTTCACACCCCTACAGTTATTACTCACACTTAAAAGGTATGCAAGGTGGGGTGTATAAACACAGACAAGATCGTTTCGGCTTTTCTTTAAATACAAAATCTAGCCATACCGTGTCACATTTTATACCATTGCAGCCAAAAACATTGTTCGAAAAGAACAATTCAGAATTATGGTTTATGTTGAGAGAATGTTGGTTTTGTCTTGGCTTAAGTTGTTGTTTTGCTCTTTATGTGTGTGTACGTGGAAGAACGTTTGGAAGTCGTACCAAAGTGGGGCCGTGGGCAGTGACATTTTGAGGCTATGCAGTTTAAAGGTTTCGCGTCCACCAGTGCTTTAAGTGGAGAAAGATAACAGAAGGGTATAAGCCATTAATGTGGATGAAAACAACCTTAAAAAAGAGGACCACGGATGGGCAAAATTTGGCCTGTACCTGTAACACCCTGGAGTAAGTTAAAATTGAATGATTTGTGAAGTATGGGTGCAGGAGTGGTTGTCGAGTCTCGACCAATGTTTTAGAAATCGAATAGGATTGGACAGTGAATCGGTTGGGTTTGTTAAAATTGTCCGATGATTTGTTGTAGGGCAGTCTAGCCGGACTAATCTGGTCTTGTAGCTGGCTTCTGATTTAGCCGGTTTGACACAAAACGCTAAACGCTTGGCTCTTACTTATTAATATCCTATGTCAAACTCATCTCACGTCGCTTGATGTTTTAATGCCTTGACGTTCATGCGACGCAAGTCATAAATTGATTGGGCATGTAAGCTTCTTAAATCTTGTCCCAACAAGCTTAACGGTTTGTGGTCTAACCCGGCTTGTCCGAGGCCGGATGCTGGAGGTCAGCCGAAATAGATATACCAATCTTCTACCACCAGTTTAACCGGTCGGTCAAAACCAATACACTCTACTTTAGATTTATGTTTTTGTATTTGAACTAGGCTTCATATTAACAGTTTCTGAGTTTCACCTTTTTCTAGTAAAACCATTTAAACAACTTGACCAATTTTACTTCCTACACTTCTAAGCTGGtacattttttcaaaattttttataCATAAAATATAATATGAATGATCATTTCTTTATATAACTGGTTTATGGGTTGGACTTCCACTTTCATATTTGGTTTggatcagtggcggacccaggaattttttcatgggggtgcggaacatttttaaaaattttaggctccgaggtatataagtaaaaaaattggttcgtatcgggtcggttcgagtcgggtcgggtcatgtaaaacaaaagaacatcaaactaaatggTTGATATGGTCCTCTTAGTAGATATGCCCTTCTAATCTCATCTCGTTGATTCACGTTATATGATTCAATCGGCTTGCGATTATAAGCATCCGAAGGAAGAGTATCCACATCAACGAATTCGGAAGATATATCAactttcctcttgagaaatcgcgccataacgtccctactcatggttcctatcggctatcacaaacaaattgatctATAAGTTCATGGCTCCATAACATGTTACataatgtatcaagtattcaaacactagaaatcataatgtaaatcacactaaaaatcatctaaacatcaTATACACCATTAAAAGACAAAATATCACCATTATCACtaacaaaacataaatatataaCCCACCACAAAATAAAATATCACCACTAACAAGAAGCACATGTCTCCTGCTATCAAAAAATCACTTCCGGTGGCTACCGGTTCTGTCCCACCCCAccaaaaaatcaaccaaaaatcatcaaaaataacaaacaaaattaCCCGTGTTCGATCGGCGGTGGTATgatggctgattacggtggtatgCGGCTGTTGTTGTCGTTGATGTTCTGATCGCTGGCGTGCGTGTAGGGATGatagagagcgggagagaatacgtaagggttttgggcttgtttattttattttagtatgaaatattgttgatttgttgggtttgtttattgggctaagacttagtagtgggctagttaaaggtattgggtatttgagtttagttatttaggttttaaaagttatataatttaggtagtgttttttaaaaaataagagtttactaaaaaattttttaaaatataaatggataacactttttacctaaggggtgcggacaaaaaaaatccaaggggtgcggacgcaaaatttcaaggggtgcggacgcaaaatttcaaggggtgcgaacaagattttcgacggaacttaacactaatttttttttttcctggaggtgcgcccgcccaccttgggcaaCACTTCAGTCCGCCCCTGGTTTGGATTCTGGTTAAAGATTTCTTCATATTTGGTTTTGATGTTGCATAGAATTGGGTCCCAACATGATCTTTTTACTTCTAACAAAGCACGGCCACATGAACACACCCATAGGCAAAAACACCATCCATGCCCACGATTGCAGACAACACTCGTGACCTGGCCTGTCACCAATTCCAGAGGAAATCTACCGCCCGAAGGTCCACTGTAATAAAACCCATGGCTCGTGCATACCATTTTGTCACGAGTAAGACTCCAATCGAGAATCTTCCCTAAAGAAAGTCACCGGGTAGTGCTAGAGCACTTCCGATTTAGTACCATGAATGTTTTCAATTGGAATAATAAAGTTTCTAATCAAACAAACCATATAAAAATACCTTTCATGTCATTTTATACTTTTCTGAACTTTTTTATACGCTTTTAGTTGAATTTTAAGTTTATTTTACCTTTCACAGTGATTTATTATAAGTTTCGTGATTGTGCGGTTATGCTATGTTCACAATATATTTCTCGATTGTTTCCCTAGTAGGACATACATGCTAGCCTACAAACATACGACGAAAACCAAACTGCAAATGGATTACCCAGCCACCCTCCCAGGAGAAAACCCACAACTAGAAAAACCCCTTGGCTTAAGCTGGAACAAAATTTTTCCAATGTGAGACTCCAACCCATGACTTTACTTCCCATTTGGAAAGTCATAGGGCTACCACTCGAACAGAAGGCTCGGTGGT
The Helianthus annuus cultivar XRQ/B chromosome 6, HanXRQr2.0-SUNRISE, whole genome shotgun sequence genome window above contains:
- the LOC110864717 gene encoding vesicle-associated membrane protein 722, translated to MGQQSLIYSFVSRGTVILAEYTEFTGNFTSIASQCLQKLPTTNNKFTYNCDGHTFNYLVEDGFTYCVVAAESVGRQVPMAFLERIKDDFNKKYGGGKAATAIANSLNKEFASKLKEQMQYCVDHPEEISKLSKVKAQVSEVKGVMMENIEKVLDRGEKIELLVDKTENLRSQAQDFRTQGTQMRRKMWLQNMKIKLIVLGIIIALILIIVLSVCGGFNCGK